A segment of the Cololabis saira isolate AMF1-May2022 chromosome 3, fColSai1.1, whole genome shotgun sequence genome:
CGGTTGTGTTGCTGATCGGGGATCTCTCAGTGAGGTGGGGGCTATGGCGCTCTGATGCTGCAGGCACCGCTCAATGTGGGTCAGGAGAAACAGCACTTTGTCTTCTCCCCTTTGCCTATCCTCTCTCCTTCTTCCCGATTCATAATGATCTTGCCTCTTTCGTTGGCTCCCTATCCCACTCCTACTACATTTTGCATCTTCCAGTGCTTTTCCCATCTCCTTCCCCTCATTCTCCTCTTTCTGCCGCTGTTTCTTTCCATCCCTACTGGTTCCCCCCCCTTTGTTGTACTTGGTGAATCTTCGCTGCTATAAATCAAGCAGAGGTTCTCGCTGCTTCTGGATGCAGTGACCTTGTCAAGACCAATGTTAGAAGTAGATGTGTCCTAATAAAGACTGACCAAGGTCGCCTTTAATGCAGCTCCCCTCCCTCTTTATGTAACATGTCTATGTCTGCCTGTTGTTGTGAATCTCTTGAGTGAACACACTTAAGCATTGTCAAATGGTAAAGAAATGAATGCACAAGAGGAAAAATGAATGGAAGGATGGCTATTTGTGTCTAGCTAATGAACAACTCAGGTCTTTGCATTGACCCACAGATAAGCTTGGAGAAAAGAACAGAAATGGTGGAGGGAAAAGAgctcaaaggaagaaaaatgcaTGGTGAATTGTTAGAAGTAGTGGATGCACAAAACATATTAACATTTGAATTCATATATTGTGCATTTTTCAGATACGCTTGTTAAATCGCTTGGCTGTTGCTGTAGTTAGGCGAGATAGTGAATTACCTTTCACCTACCAACCTTGCATGTGTTGTAATTTCCAGGAACCTACCCTTTTCTTTAACTGTGCTGATAGTTTCTTACATGTCTCTTTTAACCCAGTTGTCAGTCTTTCATTTGCTAAACCTCACTCTAAGAGTTAACACCCTCATTATTTGTTGCTCAGGTTGTATTCCCTTGAACTTTGAAACATTATTCAAACAGGTCACAGCAAAATATAATTGCTTACATATTTTGAGGAACTTCAGTGATAGCACACAGTGCTGGCAAAATGTATGCAAAATCAAATTTCAGGCTACATTGTTTTCACTATGAAATGACCTAGAGTTTCCTTTTCGGGAGGTGGATGTTATATTTACAGTACAACCAGAGTGACTCAACACAAGGTCTGGGACTATTAAGATAGAGACAAAATTATGAGCTCGTCCTCCGCCCTTTCCAAGTGTCTTTCTTCTTTCACTCACCTCTGTTTTCTTACAATAGACCCTAAAGAATAATACATACAGAACACAATGATGTACACAAAGTTCAGATCACTCCTGCCTGGCAAGACACAATGACATGCAACTTTGTATTTTGATTAATGTGTGTCATCCATCATCACTCATGGAAAGGCAGGTTGCGTTACGACAGTTACTCATAATGCAATAGGTTACACTTGGAGGAAGATATACATAGAAGGATCACTTGTTGTGCATTAGAATAGAAGAAATCAAAtgcagtgtttatttatttctggtGCCACCTGGCGGCAAAAAGCTATACAATCAAACATGGGAGGCTATGAGAGCAGAGAAGTCTTTAAATGAAGTTGGTCTTGGCTGTTTTACATTTTCAGACTTGCAGGagcctttaattttttttattttctttattgagTGACTGCTACAGAGAATAACATTTAAGTTTATGTGAGTAAGGTTTACTTTTATAGCCCTCTCTGCaaaagtggagatttttttttgcaaaacatGACTTATGTTTTGCAAAAAGCCCTTTGAATCTCACCTCACATTACTTGTCTGATTTCAGCTTCTCTCTGTTTCAGACTTCTGTCAACATCGTGGAAGAGAGGGATCGATCAGAGATGATTCCTCATGAAGTTTATGGGGCTCATTTTGTGAGCTGGAGTAACTCCATCTTCTCTGGTGTGAGACCTGGAACTGTCCACCAGTAAACACAAAGAATCAGAGCCACAGAGCATCCCCAGAGGCTGACCCTGGCACATAACCACTGAGTGTAGTTAAGTGCTTGAGAAAGGGGCCTCAGAGGAGCCTAGAAGTAATACGAGGGAAGAGTTAGACCACAGCGAGACAATGAAAGCCAATCAAGAGCGGAGCAATGGATGTCTGCCTCCTAAGAAGCGTGAGATCCTGGCTCTGGAGCAGAGGCCATTGGTAGTAGCCACAACAACACCTCCTGCAGTGGTTACTGATAGTGCCCATGCTGAAAACCTAGCATGGCTGGCCAGTGTAGCCAGTGAACGCTGTAAGTCCAGAGAGTCTGAGAGCCCAAGATGTCATGTCTCTTCTgcttcatcctcctctccttccaCATCTATTCCTTCCCCAGCCACTCCTCTTTCTGCAGTGCCCTTGGCATCTCTACCTGCAGTTTACCCAGCTGCCCTTCCACAGCAAGCCGGGACTATCCAGTTCGCTCAGCTTGGACCCAATGTTCAGTTCATCAGCTCTGGACCATACGCTGGGTACATCTCCTCTCACATCATCCCAACTAATGCTACTTCTGTATCCAACAGCTCTATAGTAGGCCAGCGCCCACATCCAGATGGTTACACCACTGCTCTGCTCCCCTCAAACACCAAAGGGGAGCAGCAGTTTCAAATAGGCCTCTCCTCCACAGAGCTGGCCCCTGTGTCGCTTTCAAGTTCTCCTCAAGTCACCAGCCAGTACATCCATCTGGACAGCAGAACACCTCTGACTGTCAGCGGAAACGCTATGACATCACCCGCAGGCCACCTCCAGCTTCACCCTCACACAGCCGTCCTTCCCCAGACGCTAACTCTTGCTCCATCACAGCTTGTGGTTCAGTATGCAGATGGTTCGGGTGGAAAGAAACCAGATGGGCATGCTAAGGCTATGATGAATGGGGAATTGGAGTTGGTGAAACAGGCAAAAGCCACCAGTCAGCCAGCAAATCATCAGCAAGTCCAAAGCTATGAGGCCAGACATATCCTTCTACCTGCTGACTATGGCCAAAATCCCACAGGGCTCCAGACCTCCTTGGTGCTTTTGGCCCAGCCCAACCACGGAGCTGAACACGAACCTGGCTCAAACAAGATCTCCTTAGTCCAAACTGAGAAAGGAAGCATCTGCTTAGGAAAACCAGTTTCCAGAGCCCCCTCCTTCACTTCCCTGTCAACCTCAGATATGGTGAAGTCTGTGGCTCCTCATACTGTCATCCAGACCACTTTAGCCCACGAGGAGTTGCCAGCCAGTCTCTACTCCACCACACAGCCCCCCATCATCGGCTATATCACCAGCGCAAACCAGCACGCTGTCAGCTACCATGCAACACTGCCCCAGCACCTGGTCATCCCGAGTGGACAGTCCCTCCTCATCCCAGTCAGCAATGCAAATAACAGCGCAGAAATAGAGGTTGGTCGTACAGTCGGCGCCCTGACTGCCACCACCACTCCTCAGATATCGACTGCCATGCCACATGCCTATCTGGCCACAGCGCTGTCCAAGTGCGAGGCACTTGGACCAGATGGACATCCACCCTCCCATGTGGCACAGACTCCAGCATTGGCAGTACTGCCCTCAAATCCTGTTCCTGCAGCAGCGGCAGCTTCATCCCCAGCTCCACCTCCTGTTCTCACTCCTGCCCCCGTTTCTATCCAGGCCTCCCCATCCATCTCTTCTTCTTCATTatcttcatcttcttcatcttcttcttctacttcttcttcttcgccCGTTGCGCTTCCTCCATTCTTCATGCGAGGCTCCATTATCCAGCTGGCTGATGGGGAGCTCAAGCGTGTGGAAGATCTCAAGACAGAAGACTTTATCCAGAGCGCTGAGATCAGCAGTGAGCTGAAGATTGACTCCAGTACCGTGGAGCGCATTGACAGTGGCCAAAGTCCTAATGCTGTGGTCATCCAGTTTTCAGTAGGAGAGCTCAAAGCTCAGGTAAGTGATGTCTGATTCATCTTTCTTGTCTGTTTCATTATTGTGTCATTATGTGcagaatttaaaaatgtttcttcGGCTCTTCCCAGTAACAATGTAGGAAACTTCTAGTAAACAGGGTGAAATTAATACATCAGCAGTGGAAATGTATACTGTatccaaaaaaagataaaattgaGGAAAACagttgttaaggaaaaaaaagcccACTTAGACAGATATATCATTATTTTCAAACTTCACTCGTTCACCAACCAGATACTAAAAATGTTATATAACAGCAGTCTCTTGtgtttccagttttttttataaattgatCCCGCTGATATTATATATTCATAGTTTTTAAAGATGATACAGTCCAGAACTTGACTGAGTTGAATTACTGACAAGTATacaaatgaaaaatataaaacatgtgGCAGCAGCATGAATATTTgtcaatatttatttacatatcacAGAGCTTGTGGGCTGcagtttataaaacaaacagttCATTATAAGACttttatttgtacattttttgcaaTAAAAACTTGGGTATGGGTAATGTTGGGCTTTTATTCATACTGTTATCAATACTGCTAATTAGTACCAGCATGGGAATAATGTTATCATTAATAACCACATTGAAATTTTGTACCaatatattttctcttttttttttactgtagaaGTAATGTATATGCTTTTACTCTTATTTCCACAACCTCACACTCACTGTCTGTTATCTGTTAGTTCCCCTGCCTTCACTTATTACCAATATAAAGACCTCAGTGCGCTAAGAGCGAGGTTCACCGCCTGCTGCAGTTTTAGTTCTGCTTACAGATAAAGATTTTCATTATAATCAATATAAATGATTAGATATCTGTAGCTGACATGACAGGTGCCACGCTTCATTTAGGTATGGTCCAACAGTTTGGCTCATAGCAGTTTATTAGCATTTATTAACGGGCAGAACTTTGACAGCCTGGTGA
Coding sequences within it:
- the LOC133430585 gene encoding ataxin-1-like; its protein translation is MKANQERSNGCLPPKKREILALEQRPLVVATTTPPAVVTDSAHAENLAWLASVASERCKSRESESPRCHVSSASSSSPSTSIPSPATPLSAVPLASLPAVYPAALPQQAGTIQFAQLGPNVQFISSGPYAGYISSHIIPTNATSVSNSSIVGQRPHPDGYTTALLPSNTKGEQQFQIGLSSTELAPVSLSSSPQVTSQYIHLDSRTPLTVSGNAMTSPAGHLQLHPHTAVLPQTLTLAPSQLVVQYADGSGGKKPDGHAKAMMNGELELVKQAKATSQPANHQQVQSYEARHILLPADYGQNPTGLQTSLVLLAQPNHGAEHEPGSNKISLVQTEKGSICLGKPVSRAPSFTSLSTSDMVKSVAPHTVIQTTLAHEELPASLYSTTQPPIIGYITSANQHAVSYHATLPQHLVIPSGQSLLIPVSNANNSAEIEVGRTVGALTATTTPQISTAMPHAYLATALSKCEALGPDGHPPSHVAQTPALAVLPSNPVPAAAAASSPAPPPVLTPAPVSIQASPSISSSSLSSSSSSSSSTSSSSPVALPPFFMRGSIIQLADGELKRVEDLKTEDFIQSAEISSELKIDSSTVERIDSGQSPNAVVIQFSVGELKAQVCVEVLVEYPFFVFGQGWSSCCPDRTTQLFELSCAKLCVGDVCVSLTLRSLKTGSVTDIQSMGTKLKTANLCDSSHNTDLNMRNNTSPGAAGSNSGLLMKGSSADRLERRQVTGTGPGFGLPAGMGPVQGQGEGIYRAGPMLAVPGTGDDRHEPMKTDMSKLQCVDHQRHSVRKRRWSAPERDQTDKVEEEPPVTLPKPSFIPQEVKISIEGHSSAGREIMLEQKSGLLRKP